TTTTAAGTCTTGCCTATTTTACAATGATAGATCCCAATCCGGCATTCGTTTCAAACCAATCAAAATCGACATAACCGCCCAAGGCTTTCGTGGCATAGTTGAACAGACAGAATTTGTTGCCGGTAAAAATTTTCAGATTAAACTTCATCTTGAGTTCGTCGCCGAGCCGGATATAGGATTTGTTATCCAGGCTGTAGGAAAAGAAAGCCGTGCCGGTATGGGGTACTGCGTTGCCGTGATACAGTTCGGCCGCGCCGGAGCCATAAAACGCATGGGCGCGCAGATAGATGGTAGAATGCTTGACGGCTACAGAGTCCACGGTTTTGCCGTTATGGATCATGAGGAGATAATGCTGTCCGTTCGTTTTTCGAACTGCCAGAGAAGCGTAGGGATTTTGCAGCACCGCTATCCCGGCCACATCTCCTTCCCTCATCTGGCTCACATCCATGACCGTGGTGGCCATGGAAATCAACGAATCGGAATAATAGGCGAACATCCTCTGGGTCAGTGTATTGCGCGCTTCAGGCAGACTGTCCACGATCGATGCGGTTTTCAGCCTCAAAAATCCTGGCCGTTCCGACAAAGACCATTTGCTGGGATCCGGGTTATGATTCCAGCCCCACTGCATTCCCAGCGCAGGGTTCAGAAATTCATCGGATGTGGGCAGCACCTTAATGGGATGTTCTTTGCCGACGTTGGGTTTTGGAGCGGTGACAACCGCTTTGCCGTTTACACCGACCAGCGGCCAACCATCCTGCCAAGTGACTGGTTGCAAGGAAGGAAAACGTCCAAAGGGACCGCTATCGACGAAGAGCATGGACCACCATTCGCCGGTTTGTGTTTGAATCAAAGCGCCCTGATGGATGCCATAGTTGGGACCGTGGGTCGTATCGCGAATGGCGATATTTTGTTCGTAGGGACCAAAAATGTTTTGCGATCGCAGTGCCACTTGAAAGCCGTCCAATCCACCGTAGGTGCAGTACAGGTAATAATATCCGTTGATCTTGTACACGTGGCTGCCTTCAAGACCATTGCGGATATTGCCTGTAAACACAAGCGAATCCGGACTGATCGGAGAAAAGTTTTGATCCAATTCGGTCATGCGAATGGTGCTGTATCCGTGAGCGACATAGATTCTGCCGTCATCATCAAAGAAGAGGCCGGGATCGTAAAATCCCTTTGGCAGCCTGGAGATCTGCCACGGACCTTCGGGTTTGACGGCGGAACAAACAAACCCGCCTTCATCTAGCGTGATGAAAAGTAAATAAAATTTGCCGAGATGATATTTGAGGCTTGTCGCCCATTGACCATGTCCGTACCGATGGCAGCCCTCGAGATCATAGCATCGGCTGAAATCGAATCGTGGTACAGCATTGTTGCAGTACTCCCAATTCACCAGATCATAGGATTTCAGAACTGTGACGCCAGGAAAAACGAACATGGTTGTGGTCACCATATAATAGACGTCGCCGACACGGATGACGTCGGGGTCCGGAAAGTCGGCCGCAATGACCGGATTGGTAAAGGTGCCGTCGCCGTTATCGCTATGCAGTTTTTGCGCTGTTACAGAGGTGCATATGCATATAAAGACGAGACACAGCCATTGGCCGATTTTCATCGGATTTTTCATACAACTGCTCTTTCCTATTGGGTCGTGTCTCCCGATATCATCTCAGAAGCGTAAATCGCTTTATGGAAGTAAAATCATTTGCCGTCAATTTGTAATAATACACACCGCTGGCGAGTTGACTGGCATTGAACGAAACCATATACGTTCCAGCAGCCCGGTCGCCATCCTCCAGCGTCGCCACTTCTCTGCCGATGGTATCATACACTTTGATGGTCACCCTTGAAAAACCGGGAACCGAATAACTGATTTTGGTCGAGAGATTAAACGGATTCGGATAATTCTGGCTGAGAATATAGTTGGAGGCCAGAACCGCTTCTCTTTCCACGTTGGTATAATTCAGTACTTTGACCAGCTCAATGCCGGTGTTGAATCCAAGGTCTCTGGAATACTGTTTATCGGTCAGGTTATTCCAGTGTTCGTGGGTTCCTAAACTCTGAAGATGTCGGCTGGTGTTATCGGGATCATATTGAATGCCGGCGGCCCATAACGTCGTATCGGCAGCCTGGTGCAAATAATCATCCGCTGCCGGTTTTTGTGGGTAAGTGCCGGCGCCGTCGCCGATATTGCGCGAGGCGGTGAATTCCGAGCGCAAGAAATCGTAACCGACCGATTCGATAGCCACCGGATCCAGGGAAGCAAAAACCGATGACATCCAGTCTGTATTAAACGGTGGCATGGTAAATTTTTTCGGGTAACTGATTTCCTGATCCGCGGCCCACAAAGCATCCAATAAATAAACCAGCGATTTCCGGCCGAGTAATTTATGCCCCATCAGATCCACTTGTACGCGATACATGCCGTAGTCGGTCCTGCTCACACCGGGTTTATTGGGAGTTTCCTGCGGATCGACGAGACCATTATGTAAATGAGAGGCATCACCACGGGTGTGAGAGCCAAAGTGATTTTTCGCAAACATGGTGATGCCGGCGCGTTTATGTCCCTTGAGCATCGGCAGGTTTATCAGATATTCGACCTCTTCATAGATGGTATAAAGATAATCACTATAAACAGCGGCGCCGCCTGGTCTGAAAGCATCCCACACATTTTCTCGCAGAACCGTTCCCTTGTCCGAATAGAAGATTTTCGCCGTGGTGCTGGCCGTAAACTTCTCTCTTCCCAGCGCTGCATAATTATCATGACTCATATAGTGCACGTCAGGAAATTCATTATGCCACATATCGTAACAGTGCTTGTAGGTATTTCTCATTGGGTCGCCGACATAGATATCACTTTGTGCTACTCCTACAACGTTGACCAGTTGCCTCAGTACAGAAAGAACCATTTGCGGAGAAGTTTCTGAAATGCCGTATGAGCTATTGGCGACGAC
Above is a window of bacterium DNA encoding:
- a CDS encoding glycoside hydrolase 43 family protein, translating into MKNPMKIGQWLCLVFICICTSVTAQKLHSDNGDGTFTNPVIAADFPDPDVIRVGDVYYMVTTTMFVFPGVTVLKSYDLVNWEYCNNAVPRFDFSRCYDLEGCHRYGHGQWATSLKYHLGKFYLLFITLDEGGFVCSAVKPEGPWQISRLPKGFYDPGLFFDDDGRIYVAHGYSTIRMTELDQNFSPISPDSLVFTGNIRNGLEGSHVYKINGYYYLYCTYGGLDGFQVALRSQNIFGPYEQNIAIRDTTHGPNYGIHQGALIQTQTGEWWSMLFVDSGPFGRFPSLQPVTWQDGWPLVGVNGKAVVTAPKPNVGKEHPIKVLPTSDEFLNPALGMQWGWNHNPDPSKWSLSERPGFLRLKTASIVDSLPEARNTLTQRMFAYYSDSLISMATTVMDVSQMREGDVAGIAVLQNPYASLAVRKTNGQHYLLMIHNGKTVDSVAVKHSTIYLRAHAFYGSGAAELYHGNAVPHTGTAFFSYSLDNKSYIRLGDELKMKFNLKIFTGNKFCLFNYATKALGGYVDFDWFETNAGLGSIIVK
- a CDS encoding DUF362 domain-containing protein, yielding MKTVFDKFIQVCPKTGKVKKIILPGVWYKIFFPIAGLAALLWILIRVVPKPSRAEYPCVKAATPVAAGFLVYLFALAASALGYWKTRKRMYVAIYLVIFLAVFYGFRNFTSPNTDADIRLPNSLHVGNAPIGEGKGIFPGRVVWVYDPNATNENCIANSVGHAWWMPENNDQTVIDGMVGKAIRSLTGKSTDADAWNAIFEFHNNTRGKGSVGYKTGEKIFIKINNVSGWGGNFSTKDLSVVANSSYGISETSPQMVLSVLRQLVNVVGVAQSDIYVGDPMRNTYKHCYDMWHNEFPDVHYMSHDNYAALGREKFTASTTAKIFYSDKGTVLRENVWDAFRPGGAAVYSDYLYTIYEEVEYLINLPMLKGHKRAGITMFAKNHFGSHTRGDASHLHNGLVDPQETPNKPGVSRTDYGMYRVQVDLMGHKLLGRKSLVYLLDALWAADQEISYPKKFTMPPFNTDWMSSVFASLDPVAIESVGYDFLRSEFTASRNIGDGAGTYPQKPAADDYLHQAADTTLWAAGIQYDPDNTSRHLQSLGTHEHWNNLTDKQYSRDLGFNTGIELVKVLNYTNVEREAVLASNYILSQNYPNPFNLSTKISYSVPGFSRVTIKVYDTIGREVATLEDGDRAAGTYMVSFNASQLASGVYYYKLTANDFTSIKRFTLLR